A region from the Rosa rugosa chromosome 6, drRosRugo1.1, whole genome shotgun sequence genome encodes:
- the LOC133718655 gene encoding altered inheritance of mitochondria protein 32-like, whose product MIKYRGLKESDVDSFVDDVIVNDKPWASEAQEVLTGSHIFVCAHGSRDRRCGVCGPVLIDKFTEEAELRGLKDQVFVSPCSHIGGHKYAGNLIIYSPGANGKITGHCC is encoded by the exons ATGATCAAATACCG GGGCTTGAAAGAGTCAGATGTTGATAGCTTTGTGGATGATGTTATCGTGAATGATAAACCATGGGCATCTGAAGCACAGGAGGTCTTGACTGGTTCTCACATTTTTGTGTGTGCCCATGGTAGTCGAGATCGTAGATGTGGTGTTTGTGGACctgttctcattgataaattCACAGAGGAGGCTGAATTGCGAGGACTGAAGGATCAGGTGTTTGTTAGTCCATGTTCTCACATTGGGGGCCACAAGTATGCTGGGAACTTGATTATCTACAGCCCTGGTGCCAATGGAAAGATCACTGGTCACTG CTGCTAA